The window TTCGCGCGCGATTCGAAGGGCGAAGATGTCATGGTTGGCGGGTGGGGATTTCTGTTCGGCGACGAGGGGAGCGGATTTGCAATCGCACGCGACGCTCTCGCAAGCGCGATGCGTTCTCAGGACGCCGGACGCAGCAGCGAGCTCGGAGATGACGCGCGCCGGCACTTTGAGCTGCCGAGCTTGCGCGCGATCGCGCGGGCATTTTACTTGGGCAGCATCGATCGCAAGTCGCTCGCATCGTTTGCCGGCCTCGTGCTCGGATCGGCAAAAGAGGGCGAACCCGACGCTGGCGACGTCGCGGTGAGGGCCGCGCGCGCATTGGCCGAACTGGCCGTCACCTGCGCGGGACGCCTGGGCGTCGCCGGCGGGATCGACGTGGCGCTTTGCGGCGGCACGTTCAACTCCGATTGGTTCCGCGCACTCACCACCGAGCAGATCGTACTCGCACTGCCGGCGGCCCGGATCGTCGGAGCGTATACCGATCCGGCCGGCGGCGCATTGCTCCTTGCATATAAGGAAGGAGCCGGCGTCTGAAACTCGATTTTTTGCGCGGGCTGATCGTTTCGATCCAGCCGCCGAGCGGCTCTGCGCTCGATGACCCGGCGATCGTTGCAGCGATGGCAGCGAGCGCGGCTGGGAACGGCGCAGTCGCCGTGCGCATCGAGGGCGTACAGCGCATCAAAGCGGTGCGTGCCCGCCTTCCTCAGACTCCGATCGTTGGTTTGATCAAGCACGCCTTCGACGGTTTTGCTCCATATATTACGGCGACGTTGTCTGATGTGGAAAAAGTCTTGAGCTCGGGCGCAAACATCGTCGCCGTCGACGCGACAAGCCGTCCGCGCAGCGACGGTAGCACCGTCGCCGATGCGATTGCGGCAATTCATGCGCGCAACGGGATCGTGTTCGCCGATTGTGCGCGCATTGATGACGCGCGCGCTTCGCTCGCCGGCGCCGCGGACGTACTCGCCACGACGCTGTGCGGCTATACGGACGATACCCGCGGAGCGGCGCTCCCGGCGCTTGACCTCGTTGCGGCTATCTCGACCCTCGGCGCGTTCACGGTCTGCGAAGGAGGTGTCGCCTCCCCCGCGCAAGCCGCCAGTGCGTTTGCTCATGGAGCGAGCGCTGTCGTGGTTGGCACGGCACTTACCAACCTCGATGTTCTCGTCCGCCGCTATGCTGACACGGCTCCTCGCTCCCATGATACCTAAGTCCACGAGGATGCGTCAGGAAATCGGCACAATAACGGAGGGAAATGGCGCAGCAAGCTCGTCCTAAGCAGGGCCTCGGCCCCGGATTCTGGCCGGTCACTATCCTGCTCACCGTTATCACGGTTGTCTGCGACTACTACGTCGTCGTTACACCGATAACGAACTTCCTGCGCGAGGCTGCGACGCCCGCGGATCAAACCGACGAGCTCTTCAAGTTTCTGACGTTCTTCGGCGTCATCGTCTTCGTTTATACGATCGGGTATCTCGTCTATTTCGCGATCGTCTGGCGCAAGAAGAAGAGCGATCCCGAAGATACGCTCGGCATTCAAATCCACGGTAGTTTTCAGCTCGAGCTGTGGTGGACGATTCTCCCAACGCTGCTCGTCATCGCGATCGGCTGGATCAGCGTCAAAGACTGGACCGGCATCTTTTATGCGCAAGGCGGTCAGCTCGCGGTCGAAGCGATCGGCTATCAGTTCGGATGGGAGTTCCGTTATCAGGGACTTCCCAATCCGGTTCCCGATGAGCTGCATTTGCCGGTCGGCGTTCCGACCACGATCCACATCAGCTCGCGTGACGTCATTCACGGATTCTGGACGCCGGAAGTACGGCTCAAGCAGGACGCCGTCCCCGGACTCGTCACGACGATTCATATCACGCCGACCGAAGTTGGAACCTACCGCATCATCTGCAGCGAATATTGCGGCGCGCGGCACGGCTACATGGTCGGCAAGCTCATCATCGAGCCCAAAGCGACGTTCACGGCATTTCTCGACAAAGAGAAATATCTGCAAGCGCATGCGCCCAAAGGCCCCGGCGGATTACCGCCCGGCGTGAATCTTGCAAACGGCAACGCGTCAGCCGGTCAGACGCTCTTTGCGCAAAAGTGCAGCGCCTGCCACTCGCTCGGCGCCTTCTCGCAAAAACTTGTCGGTCCGGGTCTCGGAAAAGTATTTGCCGATCCGGATCATCCCAAACTCGTCGACGGTGCTGCGGCTACGCCTGAAGATGCCGCCGGCATCATCAATAGCGGCTTCACCGGTGACATGGGCACAATGCCCAACGCCAAGACCAACGGGCTCTCGAATGACGACATTGCGAACCTTGTCGTCTATCTCGAGGGCGTCTCAAAGGGACAATAAGCATGGCAGTTGCGGCCCCACAACATAGCGCGCTTGCGGAGCACGTTCATCACGCTCCGAAGAATTTCATCAACCGATACATCTTCACGCTCGATCACAAGATCATCGGGCTGCAATACATGATCGTCGGTTCGCTGTTCTTCATCATCTCGGGACTGTTAGCCGAGCTGATCCGCGTGCAGTTGATGAATTCCGACGGACGCTTCTTGTCGCCGGAACACTTCAACGAACTGTACTCGGTGCACGGCTCGTCGATGGTGTGGCTCGTGATTATTCCACTGGCCACCGGCGGCTTCGGTAATTTCGTGATGCCGCTGATGATCGGAGCGCGCGACGTTGCGTTTCCGTGGCTCAACGCGGCAAGCTTCTGGTTGTTCCCGCCTGCGGGCTTGATCTTGTTCAGCTCCTTCTTGGTCGGCGCGCCAGATGCGGGTTGGACGGAATATCCGCCGGTTTCGCTGCAGGGACCACCCGGCACGTCGATGTGGTGTATAGCGATTTTCTTGATCGGAATATCGTCGACCCTGACCGGCATCAATTTCTTGGTGACGATGCTGAAGATGCGCGCGCCGGGAATGACGTTCACGCGCATGCCGCTTTTCGTGTGGGCGCAGCTTGCAACCGCCGTTTTGAACATGGTTGCGACGACCGCGCTTGCAGCCGCGCTGCTGGCGCTCTTCCTCGAGCGCACCTTCGGAATTCCGTTCTACGATCCGTCACACGGCGGAAGCCCGGTCATGTGGCAGCACATGTTCTGGTTCTATTCGCATCCGGCCGTGTACATCATGATCTTGCCGGCCTTCGGCGTCATCTCCGAAGTGTTGCCGACGTTTGCGCGCAAGCCGATCTTCGGCTACAAGATGATCGCGTTCAGCTCGATTGCGATCGCGCTGCTCGGATTCATGGTGTGGGCGCATCACATGTTCACGAGCGGAATGACGCCGTGGCTGGTGTTGCCGTTCATGATCCTGACCTTCATCATCGCAGTGCCGACCGGCGTCAAGATATTTTCTTGGGTCGCGACCCTGTGGGGCGGCAACATCCGGTATTCGTCCGCGATGCTCTTCGCAATCGGATTCATCGCGACGTTCACGTTCGGCGGCATCACGGGCATCTTCTTAGCTGCGGTTCCCGCCGACTACCAAGAGCACGGAACGTACTTCGTCGTCGCGCACATTCACTACGTGCTCTTCGGCGGATCGGTTCTCGGTTTGCTCGCGGGCGCGTACTATTGGTTCCCTAAGATGTCGGGACGCATGCTGAACGAGTCTTGGGGTCACATCCACTTCTGGGTCACGTTCATCGCGTTCAACGTGACGTTCTTGCCGATGCACTGGATCGGACTCTTGGGAATGCCACGTCGCGTACCGGTCTACGATCCACAGTTCACCGATTGGAACCGCGTCGCGTCGATCGGTTCTTTCTTCCTGGTAATCGGCATGGCGATATTCTTCATCAACGTCATCTGGAGCATCAAGCACGGCAAGAAGGCCGGGCCGAATCCGTGGGGCGCACGCACGCTCGAGTGGATGACGAGCTCGCCGCCGCCGTATTACAACTTCGTCAAGGTGCCGGGCGTGCTGCACGCGCCGTACGAGTTCGATCAGCCGCTGCCCTATGTCGGTTTGGAGCCGCCTGAGACCGTCGTCTCCGGTTACAAAGCGCCGATGCCGGCGGGACATTAGGTTCATGGCGGCAGCATCGATCGGTCACGAAGGCCATCACGACGATCACGCGCTAGCGCTGTACCGCGAAGTCGCAGATATACGGCTGCTCGGGTTCGTCCTGTTCCTGATCAGCGACTGCGTCTTGTTCTCGTCGTTCATCTTCGCGTACATCTATATGCGTGACGCGGCGCCGGTCTGGCCGCCGACGGGCGTCGGTCTGCCGGATGCGAATCTCGCCGCCGTCAACTCGATCGTCCTGTTCGGTTCCGGCGCAACGATGCACTTCGCGATGGAGAACTGGAAGCACGGGACGGAAGTGAAGTTCCGCCGATGGATGGTCGCAACGATCATCCTGGGCGCGCTTTTCTTGTGCGGTCAGGGTTGGGAATACACGCACATAAATGCGACATGGAACGGCTCGACGTTCGGTGCGGCGTTCTTCACGTTGACGGGGATGCACGGCTTCCACGTCTTCTGTGGGATTATTTTTCTGACGGTGCTTTTGAATCAGACGCTTGGCGGCGTCTACAACAAGAAGCAGTATTTCGGCTTGGTCGCGGGGACGCTGTACTGGCACTTCGTCGACGTCATTTGGGTGTTCTTGTTCTTCCTGTTCTATGTATGGTGAAAGAAATGAGAATGTCGTTACGAGCCCCCGCGGGGAATAAACACACTATCGTTATGATCCTGGGCTCGGCGGTTTGGGGGCCCCATGCGAAGCAGGGGGGGCGCGAAGCCTGGGGCGGAGCGCCTTCAAAATGACAGAGCAGACGTTCGCGCATATCCTGCGTACGATCGCGATCATTGGCGCGATCGTGGTCGGCATCGTTGCCGTTTATCAAGTCCGCAACGATTGGAAAACGCCGGGCCTCGACATTCAAGTCTCCAAGCTGTTGCTGGGGCTCATGGCATTCGGCTGCGTCATCGTCATCCTGTCGTCAACCGGAGTCATCGGTTGGCAAACGAAGGGTTACTGAGATGCACGATCACGGTAAGTCCGTACAACTCCCCGTCTCGTCCGGTTTTCCCGTCTTCGTACGTGTCTGCGGATGGGTGGGACTCATTGTTATCTTCATCATGGGCGGTATGGTCGTTGCGAATAGCGGCGGCAATCACGTTTGGCCCGCAAATGACAGCGTTCGAGTTCCGCTCGACTCAGCGAAATAGCTTAGTCTTCGAGCTTTCGAATCCGCGGCGAGCTAAGGCCGATGCTGAGCGTCGTCATACCGGAAGGTAAGACGCCCGTCGATCTTCCGTCGATCTTGTGGATGCCGCCGTATTCGCTGAACTCGACGTGCACCGGATGCACGGACGCTTCGAGCACCGTCTTGCCGTGTGAAGGCCATTCGAACGCGACGTCCTCTTCCGCAGTCAGCACGGCAACGTAACCGGCCGAGTCCTCTTCAGAGCGGGCATCGGGTGGACGGGAGCGCAGATAACCATCGACGATGAAGATCGGTTGTGACGTGGAGAGCAGCGCACGCAGCGGTCCGATCATCAGACCGAAACCATATGCAACGAAACCGAGAAAGCCGAACGAAAAAATCGCCGCGATGCAAATCGACCAAACCATATCATCTGGCGAGCGCAGCCCGCGAATCAGCATGCCAACCATAAGCACGAGAAAAACCAACGATCCCAGGGCCGGCTCGATCGCGATTGCGGCGCGGCCCCAGAAACCCTGGACGACGATATTTCGTTCATCCGGTGTCCATGGACGACGGATTAGGAGCGCTCTGCGCTCGGCTGCAGTCATGTACCGGTTAATACGCAAGGCGGCTCTATTCGCCGTGTTCTGCGTGATGCTTCTCGCGCTTGCACCGGCGCAAGCGGCCGAAAACGCGCATCCTCAAGTGCTTCCGACGCTCTCGCCGTTCCGCACCGCCCTGCACCTCAAGCTCGGCGACCAGCTCCCGTCGACGCCGTTTATCGATCAAACCGGTAAACCGTTCAGGTTTGCGGATTGGCGCGGTAAGTACGTCGTGCTCGCGTTCATTTACACGCGCTGCAGGGATGCCCGCGAGTGTCCGCTCACATCCGCGAAATTCGGGCAGCTGCAAACGCGACTCGGCGACGAGAGCCGTCTGGCGGAGGTCACGATCGACCCGGAATACGATCGTCCTGATGTTTTCGCTGCGTACGCCAAGACATTTCACTTCAACCGCGTCGAGCTTCTGACCGGCGATCCGAACGCCGTGATGGATTTTTCCGCAGCGCTTGGCGTCAATGCGTTCCAAGATCCGACCTACGGCTTCATTCACAACGAAAATACGGTCATCGCCGATCCCCAGGGCAGGATCATCGAGATGATCGCGGAGAGCTCATGGTCGCCCGACGAGATCGTATCGGTGATCGCGCACGCCCAAAATCGTCCGAGTAATCCGATCGCGCGTCTTGACCTCGCGCTCAGCGAAGCGGCCGTTGCGGTTTGCGGCAATTCGGTCGCCGGTTTTTCGGGACTCCTCGACTTGGGCGTCGTGCTTATAATCGTGGGGGCGGGCGGTTGGATCGTGTTCCGCGTTGCGCGTACGATTGCGCGCGGCAGCACCTAAGCGCTCAGGCGCCTGACGACGAAGAACGTGTACGTGCTCACGAGGATGAGTCCGACCAGCGTGGCCGAGATTCCCCAAACCATTGCCTGGGGTGACGCGCTCGCAGCGTAGATCGTGAGGCCGCCCGGGCCTGCGAAGTCAGGCAAGAGATATGGGTAGATCGTCGCGGCCGCCGCGACGAGCAGACCCGCGATGAATACGGTCGAACAAACGAACGGAGTCTTTTGCGATTCGCTCGAGAGCCGAATCCGCAAGAGAATGAATGCTGCCAGCGAGATTAGCGCAATTATCGCGAGCCATGGGCGCGAAAAGACAACGGGCCGGATTGCGAGCGTGAGGATCGTGATGACGATGTAAAGTGCGAGAACGATCCACCAGAGGCGCGCGATCGTATCGCGGCTGCGTACACCAATCTCCCCGCCCGCGACCATCCACAGGAACGTCGCGCCGTGTTGCGCAAGCGCGGCGACCGCGAACAAACCGACGGCGATTGCGTAGGGATTGAGCAAGAAGGCGAAGGTTCCCATGAAAAATCCGCTCGCGTGCAGTGGGAGGCCGCGAACGAGATTTCCGATCGTAAGACCGAAAAGCAAAATCAGCAGCGCACTCGCTGCGCTGAACGCGGTGTCCCAGAACGCATGCCACAGCTCACTTGGGAAATGCTCGCGGACTTCCATCGCGATTCCACGGAACATCAAGAGCCACAGCACGATCATGAACGGCAAATAGAATCCGGAGAATGCGGATGCGTACGCCAGGGGAAAGAGCGCGAACGAAACAGCGCCCGCTGCGATCAGCCAGACTTCGTTGCCGTTCCAGTATGGGCCGATCGCATGCATGGCGGCGGCGCGATCCTCTTCATTTCGGGAAACGAACGGCGCCAGCGCGCCGACACCAAGATCGTAGCCATCGAGCAGCACGTACACCGCGATCATGAAGGCGAGGATGGCGAAGGCAAGATCACTCATGCGCGGGACCGAGCCCGATCTCGCGCAACACCAAGTATAAGTAGGTCACGCCCAGCACGAAATACATCCCGAGAAAACCGATCAGCGTGAAGAGCACTTCGCCCGAGCCGACGTTCGCGGAAACGCCTTCACTCGTGCGCATGACGCCGTAAATGATCCAGGGTTGACGTCCTACTTCGCTGGTTATCCAGCCCGATTCGATTGCGATATACGGAAAGGGCATCAGCAGCATGAGGATCCAGAGTATCGCGCGCGTCGTATAGAGCCGCTTGAGCAAGAGAAGCAAGACGGCAAGTCCGCTTGCGGCTAAGAAAATCGTACCGAGCCCGACCATGACGTGATATGCGTAGTACGTCAGCTCGACGGGTGGCCACAAAACTGTCGCGTAGTTCGTAAGGCCGTCGACGTTTGCATCGAAGTTGCCGTACGCCAAGAAGCTAAGGAAGCGCGGGACGAAGATCGGGTCGATCAGCGTCTTGTGTGCGACGTCCGGCATGCCGATGATCGCGAGCGGCGCGCCGCGCGTCGTTTCGAACAGCCCTTCCATCGCGGCGAGCTTGACCGGTTGATAGACCGTCACGTCGTGCCCGTTGCGGTCGCCGGTCGGAAAAATCACGAGACACGAGGCGACGAAGGCGACGATCGCTCCCGCGCGCACGAAGCGCCGCCCAATCGGTTCGTCCCGTCGCGCCAGCACGTAATACGAACCGATGCCGGCCAGAATGAAGCCGCCCGCGACAGCCGCGCTGACGATGACGTGCGTGAACTGCCAAAACGCAAACGGCGATAGAAGAACGGCTGCGATATCATCGAGTACGATCGTGCCCTCAGGTGTGGCGTGGTATCCGACCGGGTGTTGCATCCAGGCATTGGCTGCAACGATGAAATAGCCCGAGATCCACGAGCCGATCCAGACGCAGAATGCGGAAGCGACGTACCAACGCGACGAGACGCGCTGCTTACCGTAGAGCAGAATCCCGAGGAAGACCGACTCCAGGAAGAACGCGTACATGCCTTCCATTGCGAGCGGCTGCCCGACGACGGAACCGCTCTTCGCAGAAAACGTCGCCCAGTTCGTTCCGAATTGAAATTCCATCGGAATGCCGGTGACGACGCCGGCTGCAAAATTGAAGGTGAAAATCTTCGTGAGAAAGCGGGCGATCGAATCGGCTTGCGCATCGCCTCGGCTCGCGCGATAGACGTACCACGCGATGAACGGCCCGAGCCCGAGCGTTCCGATCGGGAAAAGATAATGGAACATCACCGTAAAGGCGAACTGCAGCCGGTCGACGATTACGACGTCCACTGCGTTGCCTTAGACGCGGAAAGTGGTGGTCCCGCGGAGCTGGGGTGGTGTTTAGCTGCTAGCGGGCGCGGGTGCGGGTGGCTGTCCCGGAGCTGGAGGACCTTGCATCCCTGGACCGTTGTGGTAGCGCATCATTCCTGGCGGCCCTGGCGGAAACGGCATTCCACCATGTTCTCCGCCATGACCAGTCGCGACCATCAGGACGATTTCGCCGGCGCTAGGCTTGTGACGGTGGCGGTTCCCCCAGGCGGGCCGTTTCCCGCCTTGTGCACCTTGCGCGCTTTGGTGTTGCTTCATCATCGCTGACATCGCGTCGTGCATTTGCGTCATCGCCGACGTGTGCGCTGCAAGCACCGCACTCTTTTCACTTGGGCTGAGCGCAGCATCGAGGCGTGCGGCTGCAGCTTTATGATCGGGGTTCGCTGCAATTGCCATGTTGCCGACAAGGCTTGCGAGCAGCTCGCGGTGCGCCGGCGACAGCGTTGCGAGCACTTGCGCTCGCTCTGCACGGTGGATCTTCTCCATTTGCTCGAAGCCCTGTCGCCTTCCGGCGATATCAGGGCCCTGAGGTGGCATCGGCGGCGGTGCGTTTTGCGCCAGGACGGCCGATGGTAAAAGGAGCCCGCACAAAGCGACAAGCCCGAAAAATTGCTTCATGCGCGCAGAATAGCAACCAATGCTTAAAGGCTGCTCGGAAGCCCCTTGGCTATTGTGAGAC of the Candidatus Baltobacteraceae bacterium genome contains:
- the cydB gene encoding cytochrome d ubiquinol oxidase subunit II — encoded protein: MSDLAFAILAFMIAVYVLLDGYDLGVGALAPFVSRNEEDRAAAMHAIGPYWNGNEVWLIAAGAVSFALFPLAYASAFSGFYLPFMIVLWLLMFRGIAMEVREHFPSELWHAFWDTAFSAASALLILLFGLTIGNLVRGLPLHASGFFMGTFAFLLNPYAIAVGLFAVAALAQHGATFLWMVAGGEIGVRSRDTIARLWWIVLALYIVITILTLAIRPVVFSRPWLAIIALISLAAFILLRIRLSSESQKTPFVCSTVFIAGLLVAAAATIYPYLLPDFAGPGGLTIYAASASPQAMVWGISATLVGLILVSTYTFFVVRRLSA
- a CDS encoding BadF/BadG/BcrA/BcrD ATPase family protein codes for the protein MKLFAGVDGGQSSTVALVADENKQILGRGVAGPCDHIGQAADSPRFARALEGAVAAALRDAKVEPDSRFEAVVAGISGYEGTIHGLKPKLNARRVTYVHDGRIAHAGAFDLGDGIVVIAGTGSVAFARDSKGEDVMVGGWGFLFGDEGSGFAIARDALASAMRSQDAGRSSELGDDARRHFELPSLRAIARAFYLGSIDRKSLASFAGLVLGSAKEGEPDAGDVAVRAARALAELAVTCAGRLGVAGGIDVALCGGTFNSDWFRALTTEQIVLALPAARIVGAYTDPAGGALLLAYKEGAGV
- a CDS encoding putative N-acetylmannosamine-6-phosphate 2-epimerase produces the protein MRGLIVSIQPPSGSALDDPAIVAAMAASAAGNGAVAVRIEGVQRIKAVRARLPQTPIVGLIKHAFDGFAPYITATLSDVEKVLSSGANIVAVDATSRPRSDGSTVADAIAAIHARNGIVFADCARIDDARASLAGAADVLATTLCGYTDDTRGAALPALDLVAAISTLGAFTVCEGGVASPAQAASAFAHGASAVVVGTALTNLDVLVRRYADTAPRSHDT
- a CDS encoding cytochrome ubiquinol oxidase subunit I, coding for MDVVIVDRLQFAFTVMFHYLFPIGTLGLGPFIAWYVYRASRGDAQADSIARFLTKIFTFNFAAGVVTGIPMEFQFGTNWATFSAKSGSVVGQPLAMEGMYAFFLESVFLGILLYGKQRVSSRWYVASAFCVWIGSWISGYFIVAANAWMQHPVGYHATPEGTIVLDDIAAVLLSPFAFWQFTHVIVSAAVAGGFILAGIGSYYVLARRDEPIGRRFVRAGAIVAFVASCLVIFPTGDRNGHDVTVYQPVKLAAMEGLFETTRGAPLAIIGMPDVAHKTLIDPIFVPRFLSFLAYGNFDANVDGLTNYATVLWPPVELTYYAYHVMVGLGTIFLAASGLAVLLLLLKRLYTTRAILWILMLLMPFPYIAIESGWITSEVGRQPWIIYGVMRTSEGVSANVGSGEVLFTLIGFLGMYFVLGVTYLYLVLREIGLGPAHE
- a CDS encoding cytochrome c oxidase subunit 3 — protein: MAAASIGHEGHHDDHALALYREVADIRLLGFVLFLISDCVLFSSFIFAYIYMRDAAPVWPPTGVGLPDANLAAVNSIVLFGSGATMHFAMENWKHGTEVKFRRWMVATIILGALFLCGQGWEYTHINATWNGSTFGAAFFTLTGMHGFHVFCGIIFLTVLLNQTLGGVYNKKQYFGLVAGTLYWHFVDVIWVFLFFLFYVW
- a CDS encoding SCO family protein — translated: MLLALAPAQAAENAHPQVLPTLSPFRTALHLKLGDQLPSTPFIDQTGKPFRFADWRGKYVVLAFIYTRCRDARECPLTSAKFGQLQTRLGDESRLAEVTIDPEYDRPDVFAAYAKTFHFNRVELLTGDPNAVMDFSAALGVNAFQDPTYGFIHNENTVIADPQGRIIEMIAESSWSPDEIVSVIAHAQNRPSNPIARLDLALSEAAVAVCGNSVAGFSGLLDLGVVLIIVGAGGWIVFRVARTIARGST
- the ctaD gene encoding cytochrome c oxidase subunit I — translated: MAVAAPQHSALAEHVHHAPKNFINRYIFTLDHKIIGLQYMIVGSLFFIISGLLAELIRVQLMNSDGRFLSPEHFNELYSVHGSSMVWLVIIPLATGGFGNFVMPLMIGARDVAFPWLNAASFWLFPPAGLILFSSFLVGAPDAGWTEYPPVSLQGPPGTSMWCIAIFLIGISSTLTGINFLVTMLKMRAPGMTFTRMPLFVWAQLATAVLNMVATTALAAALLALFLERTFGIPFYDPSHGGSPVMWQHMFWFYSHPAVYIMILPAFGVISEVLPTFARKPIFGYKMIAFSSIAIALLGFMVWAHHMFTSGMTPWLVLPFMILTFIIAVPTGVKIFSWVATLWGGNIRYSSAMLFAIGFIATFTFGGITGIFLAAVPADYQEHGTYFVVAHIHYVLFGGSVLGLLAGAYYWFPKMSGRMLNESWGHIHFWVTFIAFNVTFLPMHWIGLLGMPRRVPVYDPQFTDWNRVASIGSFFLVIGMAIFFINVIWSIKHGKKAGPNPWGARTLEWMTSSPPPYYNFVKVPGVLHAPYEFDQPLPYVGLEPPETVVSGYKAPMPAGH
- the coxB gene encoding cytochrome c oxidase subunit II gives rise to the protein MAQQARPKQGLGPGFWPVTILLTVITVVCDYYVVVTPITNFLREAATPADQTDELFKFLTFFGVIVFVYTIGYLVYFAIVWRKKKSDPEDTLGIQIHGSFQLELWWTILPTLLVIAIGWISVKDWTGIFYAQGGQLAVEAIGYQFGWEFRYQGLPNPVPDELHLPVGVPTTIHISSRDVIHGFWTPEVRLKQDAVPGLVTTIHITPTEVGTYRIICSEYCGARHGYMVGKLIIEPKATFTAFLDKEKYLQAHAPKGPGGLPPGVNLANGNASAGQTLFAQKCSACHSLGAFSQKLVGPGLGKVFADPDHPKLVDGAAATPEDAAGIINSGFTGDMGTMPNAKTNGLSNDDIANLVVYLEGVSKGQ